The following nucleotide sequence is from Mycobacterium sp. 3519A.
GACACCGACCGACGAGTTACCCGACGTCCAGTCCGAGGACGCCGGACCGGACACCGTGGCCGCCCGCACCGAACTCGCCGAGATGCTGGCCGAGGCCGCCGGCGGGTTGTCGGACCGTGACCGTGCGGTGTTCGACCTGGCGTATCGCCACGGCCTCAACGGTTCCGACCTCGCCGACGCGCTCGGGGTTACGCCGGCCACCGCCAACACCATCGTCAAGCGGTTACGCGGCACGATCGAACGGTCACTGGGTGCGCTGCTGGTGGCCCGGCGCGTGCGCGGCAGGGCGGGCAACTGCCCAGAACTCGACCAGATGCTGGCCAACTGGGACGGCCAGTTCACCGTGCTGATGCGCAAACGGATTTCTCGGCATATCGAGTCGTGTCCCAATTGCGACGACGAGCGACGACGCCTGGTCAGCCCGGCCGCACTGCTCGGCGCCGCACCGGTGTTCATCCCCGCGCCGGAGTGGTTGCGCGACAAGACACTTGGCGACATCCAGCTCGTCTCGCACGACAGCGCGATGAGCGGTCGAACCCCACACAAGCGTCGCTGGGCGGTAGCGGTCGCGGTGGTGCTCGCCGTACTCGGCGGCTCGGCCGCGCTGACATTGGCCTGGCTGAACAAGGATCCGGTGGCGATCATCCCCGCCGAGGTCAGCGAGCCATCGCCGCAACCCGTCGTCGAAAAACCCGCGCCGCCCAGCCCTGTGCCGCCACCGCCCGTCGTGCAGCCGCCACCACCACCGCCGGTGGTGCCGAATTCGCCTGCGCCACCGAGCCAGTCACCGACCTACGAACAGCCGCCCGCCGAGGCGCCCGCGCCGACCGCGGTTGAGCCACCCGACGCCGCGCCGCCGTCCCAGAAGCCACCGATGTCGTTCAGCCCGACCGTGATAGCTCCGCGCCCCGGCCCGCCGACCCCTGGCGGCAACGACGACGGCGGCGGTACGAGGACCGGCGGAAGCAGGGTCGGCGGCGCGTGAACCTCGGCTAGGGCACAGCCGACCCGCCCGGCGACGGGGCGGCGAGGTCGCCCGGACCTGTGAAGTCACCACCCGGCGGCGGTGGTGGCGGGGGCAACGGCCAACGCGGTAAGGGCTGGCTCTGGCGTCAGCTCTGGAACCGATTGCGGCACAACAGATGTGGGTGGCGCCACCCGCGGCGTCCACTGCGGCGGCGGTGGTGGGGTGACGGGCACGGACGGTGGCACCTCGATCACCGGCGGCGCGGGCATCGCAGGCGGGCGCACTGCCTCGCTGACCGTGATCGGCGGCGGGACGGTCGTGGCCGGTTGCGTGTTCACCCAGGCGACGGCCAATGCCGCCGCGGCGAGCAGCGCCACCACGAACGCCGCGACCGGCGCCCGTGGACCGCGCCTGTCCCGTTTGCCGCCAAGAGGTTTCGTCGCCGACGTCAACTCGATCTCGCTGAGCGTGCGCTCACGCAGCCACTGCGGCGCGGGGATGAACGCCGGGGCCGCCCCGAGCAACGCGGCGGGGGTGACCAGCCGCCGACGCTCCTCGTCGCAGCTCGCGCACGACTCGATGTGACGCGAAATGCGTTTGCGCATCAGGACATTGAAATGGCCATCCCAACCGTCGAGGATCCCGGCGAGCTCACCGCAGCCGCCGTTGCTGCGCACCCGCCGCGACACCAGCAGCGCACCGAGCGACCGTTCGATGGTGTCGCGCAGCCGCTTGACGATGGTGTTGGCGGTGGCAGGCGTGACGTCCAGGGCGTGCGCCAGATCGGGTCCGCTGAGACCGTGCCGAAACGCCAGCTCCAACACGGAGCGGTCGCGGTCCGACAGGCCGCCCGCGGCGGCGGCGATCAAATCGGCGAGTTCGGTTCGCGCGGCCAGGGTGTCTGGACCCGCGTCATCTGAAGCCATATCGGGCAGCTCTTCCGAGGGTGTTTCGCGCCGACGCCCGCGGATGCGGCGCAGCGCCTCGTTACGGGCGATCGAATACAGCCAGGGACGCAACTTGTCCGGGTCGCGCAACTGGGGCAGCCGCGTCGCGGCGATGCAGAACGTGTCCTGCACGCAGTCCGCCGCGCCGTCCCGGTCGGCCAGCATGCCGGCGCAGAAATCGTGCAGCCGGTCGGCGTAGCGGTCGTAGAGCTGCGCGAACGCCGTCCGGTCGCCCGCTGTGGACGCCCGAACCAGGTCCCCGTCGGTTCCGGACGGCTCCACGATCTCCCAATGCGGTACTGCGGTCATCACACCGACCCCCTACTCCGATGGCGCTACGGCTTGACCGGGGCCTGCAGGCCGACATCGGGCAGGCTCGGCGGTTGCGGCTTCGGGTCCGGCTTGGGCGCGGGCGCCAACGGCAGGTCCGGCGTCAGATCCGGCTTCGGCTTCGGCGGATCCGGCAACTTGAAGCCCAGATCGTCCGGCACCGGCGGCACCGGGTCCGGCGGTTCGGGCTGCGGGTCCTCGGGCTCCGGGGTCGAATCGTCCGGCTTGGGCGGCAGCGGGGGATAGTCCGGAACCGGGGCCGGGGTCTCGACGACCGCGGTGTCCTGCGCGGGCGGCGTGGCGACGGCGGCCGGTGCGCGCGCAGGTGCGGGTGCGACGATGACCGGTGCCTGCTGCGGTACTGGTGCGGGTGCAGGCGCCGGAATGCTCGGCCCGACCACGACCGCACGCTCGTGCGCCGGTGTGACGATCGGGGGTTGTGACGAGTCGCCGAAGTCGAACAGCGTGACACCCAGCACGGCGCCGCCGATGACGCCGGCCACCAGCGCCGCGGCGAGGATGGCCCGCTTCGGTTGCGGCCTGCGCTCCTGAACTATGTGCGGATCGGCCGGTGGGAAGCCGTAGCGGACCTCCCGCTCCGGCTGGCCGAGTTCGCTTGACGCCCACGCGGCGGCGATGGTGGCGGTGTTCGGATCGGTGGCGGTCATGATCGGTTCCTTGGTCTGCGTGCGCTGCCCCGATTGGGCCGCGGTTACAGGTAGGAGCACCGAGCGGGCGCCACTCTGACAATTTTTCGAACAGGATTTTTCGGGGAGGCTGCTAGCCGACCCTGGCGATCACCGCCCAGCCGAAGTCGTTGGTCTTGACCGCGACGTCGCCGAAGCCCGCCGCCGCCAACCGGTCCGGCAGCGACGCCGGATCGATCGGGTTGTAGATGTCGTCCTCGTGGTGGGCCTTCAGCGCCTCGTCGGCGTGGCTGTCGCTGGCCACCAGCGCGGCACCCGGCCGCAACACCCTGGCCACTTCGGCGAACAGCCGGTCCTGCAGTTCGGCCGTCGGGACGTGATGCAGCATCGTGAAACATGCCGCGCCGGAGAAGCTGTCGTCGGTGTAGGGCAGGTTCGTCGCATCGCCGTGCACGATCTGCACCGACGGCACTTGCGCGAACCGCTCGGTCAGCATCGCCGCGAGGTCGCCGTCGATCTCGACCGCCGTGAGCCGCGGCGCCGACTGGCTCAGCACGTCGGTCGTCGCGCCGTAGCCGGGCCCGACCTCGAGCACGTTGTCGCCCAGCGTGGTCTCACCCAATGCCCACGGCAGGATGATCTCCCGGATGGTTTGGCGCCATTCGTCGCTGCCGCACGCCTCATGTGCCTTGTTCATCGGACCTGCGCCCTTCCCCGCTGCAGCACGGCTTCGCGGTTGGCGGCGATGTCGTCGCCGGTCGCCGAGTTCATCCACTGCTTGGCCGACGTCGCCTCGATCCACAGTCCCGCGTCGGTCTGCGCGGCGTCGATGCGATGGTAGGACGCCAGCAGCGCGCGCACGGCTTGCTGATTGTTGCCCACGATCGACGCCGCGACCCGCCGCGCCGTCGGCAGCAACTCCTCGTGCGGCACCACCTCGGTGACCAGGCCCGCCCGCAGCGCGTCGGCCGCGGACAGGTAGTCACCGGTCAGGCTCATCCGGCGGGCCAGCCCGACGCCGACCTTCTGCGGCAGCCGCACGGAAAGCCCCCACGTCGGCAGCAGCCCGACCCGGGCGTGCGTATCGGCGAACCGGGCCTGCTCGGAGGCGATCAGGATGTCGCAGTACAGCGCGATCTCCAGGCCGCCGGTCACCGCGGCGCCGTTGATCGCGCCGATCACCGGCTTACTCATCGGCGGCCACTGCGGCGAGATGTCCGGCAGCTGCGACGTGTCGCCGAGCTCCTTGAGATCCAGGCCCGCACAGAACACCGGGTCCGCGCCGGTCACGATCACGACGTCGACGTCCGCATCGGCCTGTGCGTCGCGCAGCGCAGTGAAGAACTCCCTACGGAGTTGGGCCGATAACGCGTTGCGTGACTGCGGTCGGTTCAGCGTCAGGGTCCGCACGCGGTCCTCGGTCTCGATGAGCAGAATCTTCTCAGCCATGCAAGCAACCTATCGTGGGGGCATGTGCCGAAATATCACCGAGTTGCGCGGCCTGGAGCCGGCGGCCACCGCCGAGGAGATCGAGGCCGCCGCGCGGCAATACGTCCGCAAGGTCAGCGGCATGACCCGCCCGACGGGCGCCAACGTCGAGGTTTTCGAGACCGCGGTCGCCGAAGTCACCGACGTGACCACCCGGCTGCTGACGGGGCTCGCACCACGACGGCAACCGCCGAAGACCGTGCCGCCGCTGCGGCGCCCCGAAGTGCGTGCGCGGCTGAACCTGACATGACTCCGCAGGCGCTCAAGGAGTGGAGCGCCGCGGTGCACGCGCTGCTCGACGGCAGGCAGACCGTGCTGCTGCGCAAGGGCGGCATCCACGAAAAGCGGTTCGCGGTGGCGGCTTCCCGCTTCCTGTTGTTCCCGACGGTGGCGCACAGTCACGCCGAGCGGGTGCGGCCCGAACACCGCGACCTGCTCGACGCCGCCGCCGCCGACAGCACCGACGAGGCGCTGGTGCTCCGCGCGGGCGCGAAAGTCGTTGCCGCCGTTGAAGTCAACCGGCCTGACGCGCTCGACGAGATCGCGCCGCTGCACATCTGGACCGCCGACTCGGTGAAAACAGACCGCATCGACTTCCGACCCAAACACCGCCTCACCGTGCTCGTCGTCCAGGCCAGCCCGCTGGCCGAACCGGTGTCATTGCCCCGCGCCCCCGAATACGCGGGCTGCAAGAGTTGGGTGCCGCTGCCGGTCGACCCGGCGTGGGCCGACCCGGTGCACGACGACGCCGCGCTGGCCGAGATCGCCCAGCGGGTGCGCGACGCCGTCGGCTGAGTCACCGCGGCGGATGCGGCCCCGCCGGTAGCACCAGCCGCGACGTGCCGCCGTCGCCGAGGTGCACCGTGTGCGTCGCCGCCGCCAGCCGCCGACCGCTGAGCACCGGTTCGCCGGTGCCGAGATTGCGGACGAACCGGGGATGCGATCCGCCCGCGATGATCACCCGGATCCGCGATCCCGCGGGGAAGCGGTGGGCGATCGCGTCCAGTTCGATCCGGACGTTGCGCGAATCCGGTGTGTTACAGAGGTATCCGTCGCTGACGTTGCGGGACCGGCCCCGCGCGTCCACCTGGCTGAGCCGGACGAACAGGTCGTTGTAGGAGTTGTCGCAGGAGTGCGACAGCTGCATCACCGGCGTCCCGACGACGTAGAGGTCCGCAGGCAGCGGTGCGCTGGTGAACGTCAGCACGTCGGCGCGCTCGGCAAGTCGAGTGTCGTTGCGGTAGCCGCCTTCCGGGGCCAGCAGCCGACCACCGACGGTGGGCGTCGGGTCGCCGGGATAGAACGTGAAACTCTTCGGCGGGGTGTTCTGGTCGGGGGCGGCGCTGCCGAGGTGGCCGGCGGGCCGCAGATACAGCACATGCTCCGGCATCTCGGGCGGCCAATCG
It contains:
- a CDS encoding sigma-70 family RNA polymerase sigma factor, which gives rise to MTAIPDWNLVDPRNTDAELVSGSVAGDKAAFAQIYDRYADRLYDFCVGMLRDRDGAADCVQDTFCLAATRLVQLRDPDKLRPWLYSIARNEALRRLRQQRRETPTDELPDVQSEDAGPDTVAARTELAEMLAEAAGGLSDRDRAVFDLAYRHGLNGSDLADALGVTPATANTIVKRLRGTIERSLGALLVARRVRGRAGNCPELDQMLANWDGQFTVLMRKRISRHIESCPNCDDERRRLVSPAALLGAAPVFIPAPEWLRDKTLGDIQLVSHDSAMSGRTPHKRRWAVAVAVVLAVLGGSAALTLAWLNKDPVAIIPAEVSEPSPQPVVEKPAPPSPVPPPPVVQPPPPPPVVPNSPAPPSQSPTYEQPPAEAPAPTAVEPPDAAPPSQKPPMSFSPTVIAPRPGPPTPGGNDDGGGTRTGGSRVGGA
- a CDS encoding RNA polymerase sigma factor, with the translated sequence MTAVPHWEIVEPSGTDGDLVRASTAGDRTAFAQLYDRYADRLHDFCAGMLADRDGAADCVQDTFCIAATRLPQLRDPDKLRPWLYSIARNEALRRIRGRRRETPSEELPDMASDDAGPDTLAARTELADLIAAAAGGLSDRDRSVLELAFRHGLSGPDLAHALDVTPATANTIVKRLRDTIERSLGALLVSRRVRSNGGCGELAGILDGWDGHFNVLMRKRISRHIESCASCDEERRRLVTPAALLGAAPAFIPAPQWLRERTLSEIELTSATKPLGGKRDRRGPRAPVAAFVVALLAAAALAVAWVNTQPATTVPPPITVSEAVRPPAMPAPPVIEVPPSVPVTPPPPPQWTPRVAPPTSVVPQSVPELTPEPALTALAVAPATTAAGW
- a CDS encoding class I SAM-dependent methyltransferase encodes the protein MNKAHEACGSDEWRQTIREIILPWALGETTLGDNVLEVGPGYGATTDVLSQSAPRLTAVEIDGDLAAMLTERFAQVPSVQIVHGDATNLPYTDDSFSGAACFTMLHHVPTAELQDRLFAEVARVLRPGAALVASDSHADEALKAHHEDDIYNPIDPASLPDRLAAAGFGDVAVKTNDFGWAVIARVG
- a CDS encoding enoyl-CoA hydratase translates to MAEKILLIETEDRVRTLTLNRPQSRNALSAQLRREFFTALRDAQADADVDVVIVTGADPVFCAGLDLKELGDTSQLPDISPQWPPMSKPVIGAINGAAVTGGLEIALYCDILIASEQARFADTHARVGLLPTWGLSVRLPQKVGVGLARRMSLTGDYLSAADALRAGLVTEVVPHEELLPTARRVAASIVGNNQQAVRALLASYHRIDAAQTDAGLWIEATSAKQWMNSATGDDIAANREAVLQRGRAQVR
- a CDS encoding DUF2277 domain-containing protein; the encoded protein is MCRNITELRGLEPAATAEEIEAAARQYVRKVSGMTRPTGANVEVFETAVAEVTDVTTRLLTGLAPRRQPPKTVPPLRRPEVRARLNLT
- a CDS encoding DUF1802 family protein, with translation MTPQALKEWSAAVHALLDGRQTVLLRKGGIHEKRFAVAASRFLLFPTVAHSHAERVRPEHRDLLDAAAADSTDEALVLRAGAKVVAAVEVNRPDALDEIAPLHIWTADSVKTDRIDFRPKHRLTVLVVQASPLAEPVSLPRAPEYAGCKSWVPLPVDPAWADPVHDDAALAEIAQRVRDAVG